The segment aataagaaaactCATGTTCTATAACTCTGTACCATACAACAATTTAAAATGCACCCGTTAAAATCTTACCTCGCCCTTCTTGTACGTAACCCTAAATCCTTCTAGAAGTCCAGTGGAAAGCAAGCCTCGGACATCCGAGAGGAGGCTTCTTGGATTATACTTTGCGGAAACCTTCAATCCTTTCGAACTAAACAAGAATTCTTCGCTCCGCGGTTCCATCTCCCTCTCATTCCGCCCTTCTACGAGCAAATGTCCAACGCTAATATGAAAAACAAGAAGATGACAATCAAAATTACTACAACAACGGGCTCAAATCGTCGTTGGCGATTACTATACGATCAAAATCTAAAAACAGAGTATCGAGAACACAGATCCAGATACAAAATGTTTCAATCTGAGAGCGAAGTGAGGAACCTCAAGAGCGGACTCGAGATCAAATGGAGAGATTTGAGGGGGCGAGGAAATGGGATTCGTGGGAGAAacgggttttagggttttagagtTTTTCGTTGCGATGGATGCGtatgaaatgaaataaaacgatgGGAGGATGATGGCGTAATTGAGAAAATAAATAGGAGCGCCAGGGGGAAGGGAACAGAGCGAGGCTCGCCATCGCcgtgttattttaaaaaaaaaaacaaaacaaaaaggcaGGAAAGGACGCCCTGGGCAAGTCGTTGGGGGGACCCACAGGTTAACTGCCTAAATAACTATTAGTGGTATTTGTAATAATAATGTTATTAGATAAATCAACTGGGCAAGCAATTTTCATTGGCtcactttattttctttaaaatataaattttttattaaaaaaaagataagaagcTACCTCACAAGCATCTTAAGTAGAAAAAAGTTCTTATTAACAATTAAGATGCATACCCAACATCCttagcgtaagtggcaaaaaacttgatgattggtacccaatatcttaaattcaaaatctaattgcttcacattttcatctaagtttatttttaaaataaataaacgaaacaCCTTtctttctaaaagaaaaaaaaacaattaagatGCATATACCAAATCGTtcctaacaaaaataataaaaaacttgaTTATTGGTATTCAATATCTCaagttaaaaaatcaaattgttttatgtttgtataaaaaaataaatgaaacatgTAACAGGCTATATTTCTctctaaatataataattataatatatacgaTATGTCTCATTATGTCaaatcaaatagaaaataatctaatcatgaaaaatataataattgcatattaaaatatttttttaaaaaaatattttttacttttgtgtAATACGAAAATATTCGATTAGATATTGTAAATCTTATGTAAAATAACTATGGTAGAAAAGTCTTTAAAACTTCCTTCTCAACTATGGACAAACTAACCTAGCCCAATATGAGTCTGGTTTCAAGCAAACATAGGTGCATTACATTATGATCTGCAAACAatctcaaataaatttaaaaaataaaagagcctCACAAATAGGACATACTAATGattaaaaatacttataaactATAGCCCTAGTATAATTACTTATTCGGTCACAGTTGATTTTAATGAGTTTATCAATCAAGTCCATCTTCGCACGAAGGTAAGAACAACACCTGAGGACAATCCgacataaaattaaaactttgtgtacataaattatatttaaaccaCCATAGAGTGCATGATAGTTATATACTTATTAAacaagatattcaaatcaatatTTGACCCAAACTTTAAAGGCTTATAAATTACTTTTACCCTAGATTTATCCATCTCCTAACAAAATAGGAAAGTGTGTATGCTTACCTTCTGAGAGCCTGGTAGTTGCTAGGCTTTTCAACTGAAGCGTGAGTCGCTTGAGCTTTCAACAATTCATCGCTGTTCCtaaacttcatcttcttccttagcCCAGTAACATTGAGAACCTCAACGTATAAAAGCACAGGGGGGACTTTTTCTAAGTATTTAACCACTTCATATAGGCTCTTTCCATTTTCCAAACAAATATGGTTGTTTTGGTTATGCGACGTGGCTCCTGCATGCTTCTCAAACTCAAGAGCTGATAAAATCTGAGGAATACACATGCAACGATAATAAAGTATATTCAGGGACTTAAATATCGgtactcaataaaaaaaaaaaaaatgttgaattgATTGGCCTTTTTGCTCTTGTGTGAAGaacaataacaaataaattaatactTCTTTTCATGCAAAATAATCAGTATATCACTTTCTGTTATTGAAGCTTAATTTCATTTATGATATAAgattaagaaaagaaagaagacaTAAGACGGAGATCTAAGAAACGTACTTGATTATAGTTGCATGATGAACAACCGCACTGGTATCCATTGCCTTTTATGAATCCACGGAGTTCGATCTTCTCATTCACACAAAACAACATTAAtcaacaacaataacaacaacaacaacaagcgAAAATAAGGAGGGAGCACAAAATTCAGTAGATGTGCACTAACTTCATATTTCTTAAAGGTGTAAGTGATGGGTTCTCCTTCAAGCAAACCAGTTGCAAGCAAATCTTTAACGCAGGATATTTGCCcgatatttttgaatttattctCCCCTTCTGCATGATTATTCGAAACAAATCTATTATTGAGTATAGGCGAGGGAAAAACAACGTCTGTGCTTCTCTCGAAGGCAGACGAGGAATTAATATTGCTCGTAGATGGTAATTTCGTAGccttcaccgctttctttcGCGATTTCTCTCCCATGCTTGTACTTGCTCCCCTGTAGTTGTAAGCAGcataataaaatccaacaaTAGTTAacggtgtgtttggttccacgtaaaactgtgaaaaaaaattttcggtgaaaaatttttttttcggagGAAAAGAAGTTTTACGCTCTTTagcgtttggtttgtaggaaaaaaaattagttttccgttacggttgtttggttgatagaaaaaaaattatgaagataaattaatatatttttttcttattttatatattatatattattaataaataataattatcatactatatttattattattctagtttatatttaaaaatatatatttaaaacatattatacaaaaaatatgtaatatcatatataataaatatatatttaatgctataaaataaattactatatatttataaataatatttatatataaaatattacataataatatatttaaattaaataaataaatatatatatagataatggAAGGGGCAGA is part of the Ananas comosus cultivar F153 unplaced genomic scaffold, ASM154086v1, whole genome shotgun sequence genome and harbors:
- the LOC109705382 gene encoding uncharacterized protein LOC109705382, which encodes MGEKSRKKAVKATKLPSTSNINSSSAFERSTDVVFPSPILNNRFVSNNHAEGENKFKNIGQISCVKDLLATGLLEGEPITYTFKKYEIELRGFIKGNGYQCGCSSCNYNQILSALEFEKHAGATSHNQNNHICLENGKSLYEVVKYLEKVPPVLLYVEVLNVTGLRKKMKFRNSDELLKAQATHASVEKPSNYQALRRCCSYLRAKMDLIDKLIKINCDRISNYTRAIVYKYF